The proteins below are encoded in one region of Paraburkholderia phenazinium:
- a CDS encoding MFS transporter, giving the protein MRVPFSQPAIRLPAAFQRLAWSNLVAQSAEQISLAAAPLVAVFALGASARETGLLQTAQTLPFLLLSIPLGVWADRRSRRTLMALAEGMRVIAMLSVLLLVISHELTLPWLAALGCLGATGTVAYNVAAPSLVPSLVSRESFAAANGRLELARSVAYSAGPALGGMLVGWIGAGWAYGCAAGLSALAVALLAGLREPPRTLTGQRHFLRELRDGTRFVLRDALLRPMIATAVFFNLGFFMLQAVYVPYAVHRLGLTASAVGVTLGAYGVGMVCGALAAPSIAQRLRFGRVLTIGPFCGLLASLVMVATLAVPSFWLAMLSFFLLGVGPILWVVGSTTLRQAITPDGMMGRVSAINSTATYGARPLGALLGAAVSGHWGMEACLVMAAAAFLAQALIIVGSPAARLEAVPDGAAA; this is encoded by the coding sequence ATGCGTGTCCCGTTCTCCCAACCCGCCATCAGACTACCGGCCGCATTCCAGCGGCTTGCGTGGTCGAATCTCGTTGCGCAGTCAGCCGAGCAGATCAGCCTCGCTGCCGCGCCGCTCGTTGCCGTGTTCGCGCTTGGCGCGAGCGCGCGTGAAACAGGTTTGCTGCAGACCGCCCAGACCTTGCCTTTCCTGTTGCTGTCGATTCCGCTCGGCGTGTGGGCCGATCGTCGCTCGCGCCGGACCCTGATGGCCCTCGCCGAAGGCATGCGCGTGATCGCCATGCTGAGCGTGCTGTTACTGGTGATCTCGCATGAATTGACGTTGCCTTGGCTAGCTGCGCTCGGGTGTCTCGGCGCGACCGGCACGGTGGCGTACAACGTGGCGGCACCATCGTTAGTGCCGTCGCTGGTGTCGCGCGAGTCGTTCGCAGCCGCGAATGGACGGCTCGAACTGGCACGCAGCGTTGCGTATTCCGCAGGACCTGCGCTCGGCGGCATGCTGGTGGGCTGGATCGGCGCGGGCTGGGCGTACGGCTGCGCGGCCGGCCTCTCGGCGTTGGCGGTCGCATTGCTAGCGGGGTTGCGTGAACCGCCGCGCACACTGACCGGGCAGCGCCACTTCCTGCGTGAACTGCGCGACGGTACCCGCTTCGTGCTGCGTGACGCCTTGCTGCGTCCGATGATCGCCACGGCTGTGTTTTTCAATCTCGGCTTCTTCATGTTGCAGGCGGTGTATGTGCCGTACGCGGTGCACCGGCTTGGGCTGACGGCGTCGGCTGTGGGCGTAACGCTCGGCGCGTATGGCGTCGGCATGGTGTGTGGGGCACTGGCAGCGCCGTCGATCGCGCAGCGGCTCAGATTCGGGCGCGTGCTGACGATTGGTCCTTTTTGCGGACTGCTCGCTTCTCTGGTGATGGTGGCAACGCTGGCCGTACCATCGTTCTGGTTGGCAATGCTAAGCTTCTTTCTGCTCGGTGTGGGGCCGATTCTCTGGGTGGTCGGCTCGACGACCTTGCGCCAGGCCATCACGCCTGATGGAATGATGGGACGTGTCTCGGCGATCAACAGCACGGCGACCTATGGCGCGCGACCGCTCGGCGCATTGCTGGGTGCCGCGGTCAGCGGGCATTGGGGTATGGAGGCGTGTCTGGTGATGGCAGCCGCTGCGTTTCTGGCGCAGGCGCTGATCATCGTGGGGTCGCCAGCGGCGCGGCTAGAAGCGGTTCCCGACGGGGCAGCGGCGTGA